The following are from one region of the bacterium genome:
- a CDS encoding protein kinase — translation MLVGEVAGNYQIIRLLGRGGMGEVYLALDVRLARKVALKMISEKISCNATLLTRFRTEAYAAAALNHPNICAIYDVGEWQNRPYIAMEYVEGLTLQDMMRKTPFSVSEIVDIAIQIAEALEEARRKDVVHRDIKSSNIILTTRMQPKLLDFGLAKYNPHTELKGNGSSTHSGLVVGTVDYLSPEQARGEKVDHRSDLFSFGVVLYEALAGRRPFTGNTAADTIGALLYKDPESVTAHRPDVPTDLSHIVEKILRKDRDKRYQTAHEICIDLQQFRSQTTRSIFVPQPKATRKPALVGGVLLLILISFFAALEHNKRNDLRPIANVSKTQQQISNILVLPSKVYGSSDLQYLTDAIPSSLSTLLARVPELQTRVPPSSFDVERVKGNLSRIAEAYDVSTFALTTVSTESNRLVLNVQLVEAENRRVLWSNQYVGKLQNYIELTREAADGIRAALRPTSPPIVIASTSGLAANSGAELAYHQGKFSSIRYGLFHKPQDFDEALSAFKRALRLDPKLADAAGEIAILYYLRYQLTYQEKDIKEVENWGWQSLYIDAHSSNGWSALALLELGKAKIDTSKLLKAALKAASYGRNSSTNQVTLSVAISLASLNLSMKAAEECLRLDPLYPYAHALRMRPLIALGRVKEGLSTAKELLDIEPNLPVVLFYQSLAYSDLRQLPESKATLNALKPIVDEGRFYEDLFLIASQAYALQLGQYAEANALTTRLDSLNTAAEGLDIRAQFIAPLLVRHGKLKEALSLLTRALELNQLPHDLLVMNPDLKHLEKDPEFQQIFKRSKSNFDEVIGILKESKASGELPSYLEAPLFELINQSQS, via the coding sequence ATGTTGGTAGGCGAAGTAGCAGGGAACTACCAGATTATTCGCCTGTTGGGTCGAGGCGGGATGGGAGAGGTATACCTGGCGCTTGATGTCCGATTGGCGAGAAAGGTCGCGCTAAAGATGATCTCGGAGAAAATTTCTTGCAATGCAACTCTGCTGACCAGATTTCGAACGGAAGCTTATGCCGCCGCAGCTCTCAATCATCCGAATATTTGTGCGATTTATGACGTTGGGGAATGGCAGAATCGTCCTTATATAGCGATGGAATATGTCGAAGGGTTGACGCTCCAAGACATGATGCGCAAAACTCCCTTTTCGGTTTCGGAGATCGTTGACATTGCGATTCAAATTGCTGAGGCGCTTGAGGAAGCGCGCCGGAAAGATGTTGTTCATCGAGACATTAAGAGTTCCAATATTATCTTGACTACACGGATGCAGCCAAAGCTGCTTGATTTTGGTCTTGCCAAGTATAACCCGCATACTGAACTCAAAGGTAATGGTTCAAGCACCCATAGTGGTCTTGTAGTCGGAACGGTTGATTATCTGTCACCAGAACAGGCCAGAGGAGAAAAGGTAGATCATCGCAGCGATCTATTCTCTTTTGGGGTCGTTCTCTATGAAGCTCTTGCCGGGCGGCGACCTTTTACTGGAAACACCGCCGCCGATACAATCGGAGCCCTTTTGTATAAGGATCCGGAATCTGTAACGGCACATCGGCCAGACGTCCCTACAGATTTAAGTCATATTGTCGAGAAGATACTCAGGAAAGATCGTGACAAGAGATATCAGACAGCTCATGAGATTTGCATCGACCTTCAACAATTTCGCTCGCAGACTACTCGATCTATCTTTGTTCCGCAGCCTAAAGCAACCAGAAAACCTGCTTTGGTAGGAGGTGTTCTGTTGCTGATCCTCATTAGCTTTTTTGCAGCTTTGGAGCACAACAAGAGAAACGATTTACGGCCGATAGCCAACGTGTCGAAAACACAGCAACAAATCAGCAATATACTAGTGCTACCGTCAAAGGTTTATGGCTCTTCGGATCTACAGTATCTCACTGATGCTATTCCGAGCTCGTTATCAACGCTTTTGGCGCGTGTTCCTGAATTGCAAACACGTGTTCCTCCCAGCAGTTTCGATGTAGAACGAGTCAAAGGTAATCTAAGCAGAATAGCGGAAGCATATGATGTTTCCACATTTGCACTGACCACAGTTTCAACGGAATCGAATCGTCTTGTGCTGAATGTTCAGCTAGTGGAAGCAGAAAACCGTCGCGTTCTGTGGAGTAATCAGTACGTAGGAAAGCTTCAGAATTACATTGAGCTTACACGCGAGGCTGCAGACGGAATTCGCGCAGCGCTGCGTCCTACCTCACCACCAATCGTCATCGCCTCAACATCTGGTTTAGCCGCGAACTCTGGAGCTGAGCTCGCTTACCATCAGGGAAAATTCTCTTCAATTCGATATGGCTTGTTCCATAAACCTCAGGACTTTGACGAAGCCTTATCAGCTTTTAAACGAGCTCTCCGACTGGATCCAAAACTCGCAGATGCAGCCGGCGAAATCGCGATTCTCTACTACTTACGTTATCAACTGACATATCAGGAAAAAGATATCAAGGAAGTAGAAAACTGGGGTTGGCAATCTCTGTATATAGACGCGCATTCAAGTAACGGATGGTCAGCCCTGGCGCTATTGGAGCTCGGAAAAGCAAAAATCGACACCAGCAAATTGCTGAAGGCGGCACTGAAAGCAGCGTCATATGGCCGAAACTCTTCAACCAATCAAGTCACTTTATCTGTGGCAATTAGCCTGGCTTCTTTGAATCTTTCAATGAAAGCTGCTGAAGAATGTCTTCGTCTCGATCCGCTTTATCCATATGCGCATGCTCTTCGAATGAGACCTCTTATCGCGTTAGGAAGGGTCAAGGAGGGTTTATCCACGGCGAAAGAATTGCTGGATATTGAACCTAATTTACCTGTGGTTTTGTTTTATCAATCATTGGCTTACTCTGATCTCCGCCAGTTACCGGAATCAAAAGCGACATTAAACGCACTCAAACCAATTGTAGATGAAGGGCGGTTTTATGAAGATTTATTTTTGATTGCAAGCCAGGCGTATGCATTACAGCTCGGCCAATATGCAGAAGCGAATGCACTGACAACCCGTCTGGATTCTTTGAATACTGCGGCTGAAGGACTGGATATCCGTGCGCAATTTATCGCTCCGTTATTGGTCCGGCATGGTAAGCTGAAGGAGGCTTTGTCGCTGTTGACCCGCGCGTTAGAGTTAAACCAGCTTCCTCATGATTTGTTGGTCATGAATCCCGATTTAAAACATTTGGAAAAGGATCCTGAATTCCAACAGATTTTCAAACGATCAAAATCCAATTTTGATGAAGTGATTGGAATCTTGAAAGAGAGTAAAGCGAGCGGAGAGCTTCCTTCTTATCTTGAAGCGCCACTTTTCGAACTGATAAATCAGTCGCAATCATGA